In bacterium, the following proteins share a genomic window:
- a CDS encoding response regulator, with the protein MNDGKHVVLYLDDDQDMLDAVRIILEANDYEMVEAHSAEEGLQVYKDTNPDFLLVDLMMEEVDAGTNFAKEMKVLGNTAPVFMLSSVGDSLDDNTDYRELGLDGVFQKPIHPKTLLSILKKKLG; encoded by the coding sequence ATGAATGACGGCAAACACGTGGTCCTGTACCTGGACGACGATCAGGACATGCTCGACGCGGTGCGCATCATTCTCGAAGCCAATGACTACGAGATGGTCGAAGCGCACAGTGCCGAGGAAGGACTGCAGGTGTACAAGGACACCAATCCCGATTTCCTTCTCGTCGACCTCATGATGGAGGAAGTGGACGCCGGAACCAACTTCGCCAAGGAGATGAAAGTCCTCGGCAATACGGCCCCGGTGTTCATGCTCAGCTCCGTCGGAGACAGTCTCGACGACAACACCGACTACAGGGAACTCGGCCTCGATGGCGTGTTCCAGAAACCCATACATCCGAAAACACTTCTCTCCATCCTGAAAAAGAAGCTGGGATAG
- a CDS encoding M28 family peptidase, whose amino-acid sequence MQLQHRIICTPLLILLTLLALVSAQTHAQSTAMQRQLMGSAFLDNASYDMLERLSDEAGGRWIGSKQNKQGMQILMEELLRQGLKPRMEKFTVPGWVRGEDEVRMITPSDRVFRAVALGYVDRTPEFETALTWCNRGYVEDFDSTNIAGNIALVTQEKLGGRDALLRMEVIRNAANAGARAVLFINNKKGGMVLCGMGNFSGDPTPIPAFSITWEEGQRLYRLLERNVPVRMRITTNSYCTEVQSANVVCTLPGASEEKIVIGAHFDSWDIGQGSIDNGLGTAILFDVARILASESPGNARTIEFVWFNGEEMGLWGARRYVEMHEDEPIHTVINMDMTGSINGFNAMGNKHLLPFLEELNAGMHGFEMSRGVISTPWTASDHAPFMLAGIPAITPLGHLDKHMVETYHDFGDTFDLVNRKYLSEVAGVVSILANELANRSDLPYVRRNREETRDWLIEHKLDEKLKRTGEWTFD is encoded by the coding sequence ATGCAGCTTCAACACCGCATTATCTGTACACCACTGCTGATACTCCTCACACTCCTTGCGCTCGTCTCGGCGCAGACACACGCCCAGTCCACGGCCATGCAGCGTCAGCTCATGGGTTCTGCTTTTCTGGATAATGCGTCGTATGACATGCTCGAGCGGTTGAGTGATGAGGCAGGGGGACGCTGGATCGGCTCGAAGCAGAACAAGCAGGGCATGCAGATTCTGATGGAAGAGCTGCTCAGACAGGGACTGAAACCGCGGATGGAGAAATTCACCGTGCCTGGCTGGGTGCGGGGCGAGGACGAAGTGCGCATGATCACTCCATCGGATCGCGTCTTCCGTGCTGTCGCACTTGGCTATGTCGATCGCACGCCCGAGTTCGAAACGGCGCTCACCTGGTGCAACCGCGGGTATGTCGAGGACTTTGACAGCACGAACATCGCAGGGAACATCGCACTTGTCACGCAGGAGAAACTCGGGGGACGGGATGCACTGCTGCGTATGGAGGTGATACGGAATGCAGCGAACGCCGGAGCGCGTGCCGTACTGTTTATCAACAACAAGAAAGGCGGCATGGTACTCTGTGGCATGGGGAATTTCTCGGGAGATCCCACGCCCATACCCGCGTTCAGTATCACATGGGAGGAAGGACAGCGCCTGTACCGTCTGCTGGAACGCAACGTGCCGGTTCGCATGCGCATTACGACCAACTCGTACTGCACCGAGGTGCAAAGTGCCAATGTCGTCTGCACTCTGCCGGGTGCCAGCGAGGAAAAAATTGTGATCGGCGCGCACTTTGATTCCTGGGATATCGGGCAGGGAAGCATCGACAATGGACTCGGTACCGCCATCCTCTTTGATGTCGCACGCATTCTCGCCTCCGAATCCCCCGGCAACGCCCGCACTATCGAATTCGTCTGGTTCAACGGCGAGGAGATGGGACTGTGGGGTGCGCGCAGGTACGTCGAAATGCATGAGGACGAACCCATCCATACTGTGATCAATATGGATATGACCGGCTCCATCAATGGCTTCAACGCCATGGGAAACAAGCATCTCCTCCCCTTCCTCGAAGAACTGAATGCCGGAATGCACGGTTTTGAGATGTCCCGCGGCGTGATCAGCACGCCCTGGACCGCAAGCGATCATGCCCCGTTCATGCTCGCGGGTATTCCCGCCATTACCCCTCTGGGACACCTCGACAAGCACATGGTAGAAACCTACCATGACTTCGGCGACACCTTCGACCTCGTCAACCGCAAATACCTCAGTGAGGTTGCGGGAGTCGTCTCCATACTCGCCAATGAACTTGCGAATCGAAGCGATCTCCCCTACGTCCGCCGCAACCGCGAAGAAACCCGTGACTGGCTCATCGAGCACAAGCTGGATGAAAAACTGAAACGAACAGGCGAGTGGACCTTCGACTAG
- a CDS encoding NAD(P)H-dependent oxidoreductase subunit E, with product MSENLESVIKTICEGLGNDATRMMDIVREVQETFGSVNDDAMDLIAAQVQTPRVEVESVVSFYAFLTKKQNGSVVIRLCDDIIDRMFGFERIKQSFTEALGIEVGETTEDGRFTLETTPCIGMCDQAPAVMVNEEIFTEVSRDTVHDIVEQLKEGVAPERIRRRLGDGNNSSPLVGAAVANNIRKEGEVIFAPLECGRALKKALAMSPNEVIRDIKTARLRGRGGAGFPAGMKWDFTRAAKGEKKFVICNADEGEPGTFKDRVILTERPELLIEGMAIAGYAIGAQEGIIYLRGEYAYLRPFLEDMLQKARNTGMLGEKVFGNEKYSFDIRIQMGAGAYVCGEETALISSCEGLRGDPKNRPPFPAQKGYLGHPTSVNNVETFCCVARILDQGAGWFSQIGSKGSTGTKLLSISGDCRRPGVYEVPFGITMNEVLEMAGGAGATAVQVGGPSGSLIGPEDFTRTICYDDLATGGALMIFGPNRNVLEIAEYFMDFFIDESCGYCTPCRVGNVLLKERLQKIMEGKGEPADLQYLEDLGKVVKSTSRCGLGQTSPNPVLTTLKNFRSAYDALVKEDQPFQPTFDIQKALGDAKRIAGRPSMHFAE from the coding sequence ATGTCAGAAAACCTGGAATCGGTCATCAAGACGATCTGCGAAGGGCTCGGAAACGACGCGACCCGGATGATGGATATCGTTCGGGAAGTACAGGAGACCTTCGGCAGCGTGAACGATGATGCGATGGATCTCATCGCGGCGCAGGTGCAGACACCTCGCGTCGAGGTCGAGAGCGTGGTTTCTTTCTACGCGTTCCTGACCAAAAAACAGAATGGCAGTGTCGTCATACGCCTATGCGACGACATCATCGACCGCATGTTCGGCTTTGAGCGGATCAAGCAGTCCTTCACCGAGGCTCTCGGTATCGAAGTGGGAGAGACCACGGAGGACGGACGATTCACGCTCGAGACCACGCCATGCATCGGCATGTGCGATCAGGCTCCCGCCGTGATGGTCAACGAAGAAATCTTCACGGAAGTGTCGCGTGACACCGTGCATGATATTGTCGAACAGCTGAAGGAAGGTGTCGCTCCGGAACGGATTCGTCGGCGCCTTGGTGACGGCAACAATTCGAGTCCCCTCGTCGGTGCCGCGGTAGCGAACAACATTCGCAAGGAAGGCGAAGTCATCTTTGCTCCGCTCGAGTGTGGACGCGCACTGAAGAAAGCGTTGGCCATGAGTCCGAATGAAGTCATTCGTGACATCAAGACGGCGCGTCTGCGCGGCCGTGGCGGCGCAGGTTTCCCTGCCGGTATGAAATGGGATTTCACGCGCGCTGCGAAGGGCGAAAAAAAGTTCGTCATCTGCAACGCCGACGAAGGGGAGCCGGGTACGTTCAAGGATCGCGTAATCCTTACCGAACGTCCCGAGCTGTTGATTGAAGGAATGGCCATCGCCGGTTACGCCATCGGCGCACAGGAAGGCATCATTTACCTTCGAGGCGAATACGCATACCTGCGTCCTTTCCTCGAGGATATGCTGCAGAAAGCCCGCAACACGGGCATGCTCGGTGAGAAAGTTTTCGGCAACGAGAAATATTCCTTTGACATTCGCATCCAGATGGGCGCAGGCGCCTATGTCTGTGGTGAGGAAACCGCACTGATCAGTTCATGTGAAGGACTGCGCGGTGATCCCAAGAATCGTCCGCCGTTCCCGGCACAGAAGGGCTATCTCGGGCATCCGACGTCCGTCAACAACGTGGAAACCTTCTGCTGTGTGGCACGCATCCTGGATCAGGGCGCGGGCTGGTTCTCGCAGATCGGTTCCAAGGGAAGTACCGGCACCAAGCTGCTGAGCATCTCCGGCGACTGCCGTCGTCCGGGAGTGTACGAAGTTCCCTTCGGCATCACCATGAATGAAGTCCTGGAAATGGCCGGTGGCGCAGGAGCCACGGCGGTGCAGGTCGGCGGTCCGAGCGGAAGTCTGATCGGGCCTGAAGACTTCACTCGCACGATCTGTTACGACGATCTGGCCACGGGCGGCGCGCTGATGATATTCGGTCCCAACCGCAACGTGCTCGAGATCGCGGAATATTTCATGGACTTCTTCATCGATGAGAGCTGCGGCTACTGCACACCCTGCCGTGTCGGCAACGTGCTGCTGAAGGAGCGTCTCCAGAAGATCATGGAAGGAAAGGGTGAGCCCGCCGATCTGCAGTACCTTGAGGATCTCGGCAAAGTCGTGAAATCCACGAGCCGCTGCGGACTCGGTCAGACCTCTCCGAATCCGGTGCTGACGACACTGAAAAACTTCCGTTCGGCATACGACGCGCTGGTCAAGGAAGATCAGCCCTTCCAGCCGACCTTTGATATCCAGAAGGCATTGGGCGACGCCAAGCGTATTGCGGGCCGACCCTCCATGCACTTCGCCGAATAA
- a CDS encoding (2Fe-2S)-binding protein has protein sequence MSENTITFEIDGVEVQGTAGQTIMQAADAAGIYIPRLCAFDGLLPYGSCRVCTVKVNGRFQSACTQPIAADIIVENDTEELLEFRRNLVDMLFVEGNHFCMFCEKSGNCELQALAYRLGITAPKYPYMFPADRNVDASHPAVFIDHNRCILCARCVRASRDLDGKNVFQFVGRGHEKRIAFNSRARLVDTDLDASDKAIDVCPVGAILRKHEGYATPVGKRQYDHAPIGADIEANKH, from the coding sequence ATGAGTGAGAACACCATCACGTTCGAAATTGACGGCGTAGAAGTGCAGGGAACGGCCGGGCAGACCATTATGCAGGCCGCCGATGCCGCGGGCATTTATATCCCGCGCCTCTGTGCTTTTGACGGACTGCTGCCATATGGCAGCTGCCGCGTCTGTACGGTGAAGGTCAACGGACGCTTTCAGTCTGCCTGCACCCAGCCGATCGCAGCCGACATCATCGTAGAAAACGACACGGAAGAACTGCTCGAGTTCCGCCGCAACCTGGTAGACATGCTGTTCGTGGAAGGAAACCACTTCTGCATGTTCTGTGAGAAGAGCGGGAACTGCGAACTGCAGGCGCTGGCCTACAGGCTCGGCATCACCGCGCCGAAATATCCGTACATGTTCCCGGCCGACCGCAATGTGGATGCATCGCATCCCGCCGTGTTCATCGACCACAACCGCTGCATTCTCTGCGCCCGCTGCGTGCGCGCCTCGCGCGACCTCGACGGGAAGAATGTCTTCCAGTTCGTGGGCCGCGGACACGAGAAGCGTATCGCGTTCAATTCACGCGCACGTCTTGTGGATACGGATCTCGACGCAAGCGACAAGGCGATTGACGTTTGTCCCGTCGGTGCCATCCTGCGCAAGCATGAAGGCTACGCGACGCCCGTCGGCAAACGCCAGTACGACCACGCGCCCATCGGTGCGGACATCGAAGCAAACAAACATTGA
- a CDS encoding Ni/Fe hydrogenase subunit alpha, with translation MQDTQDLRRVVIEPVTRVEGHGKVTILLDEQNKVKQARLHIVEFRGFERFIQGRPYTEAPVLVQRLCGICPVSHHLAAAKAMDLVVGVDKLTPTAEKMRRLMHYGQMFQSHSLHFFHLASPDLLFGFDADVAIRNVIGVAAKHRDLAVQGVMMRKYGQEIIKATAGKKIHGTGAIPGGINKNLSIEERDSFLKDIDQMTEWSRGALKIAKDYTVENLEAVAPFGSFDSNHLSLIREDGAMDLYHGNLRAIDAQGGKIFDQVDYQNYLDYIAEDVRDWSYMKFPFIKSLGVDDGWYRVGPLARVNACDFIDTPEAEAARKEFMAVTDGKPNNLTMAYHWARMIETLHSIEKIRELLEDPDLQGTDLVVKGDRRPEGVGLIEAPRGTLFHHYRVNENDQVEMANLIVSTTSNNEPMNRAVSKVAMDHISGKAEITEGLLNHIEVAIRAYDPCLSCATHALGKMPLVVRLVDAEGNEVAKKST, from the coding sequence GTGCAAGATACACAAGATCTCAGGCGGGTCGTCATTGAACCCGTGACCCGTGTCGAAGGACACGGGAAGGTGACCATCCTGCTCGATGAGCAGAACAAGGTCAAACAGGCGCGGCTCCATATCGTGGAGTTCCGCGGTTTTGAGCGCTTTATCCAGGGACGTCCCTACACCGAAGCGCCCGTGCTCGTGCAGCGTCTGTGCGGCATCTGTCCCGTCAGCCATCACCTCGCCGCAGCGAAGGCGATGGACCTCGTGGTAGGTGTCGACAAATTGACGCCGACGGCGGAGAAGATGCGCCGGCTGATGCATTACGGACAGATGTTCCAGTCGCACAGTCTGCATTTCTTCCATCTCGCATCACCGGACCTGCTGTTCGGCTTCGACGCCGACGTCGCCATTCGCAACGTCATCGGCGTCGCCGCCAAGCACAGAGACCTCGCGGTGCAGGGTGTGATGATGCGCAAGTATGGCCAGGAAATCATCAAGGCCACGGCAGGAAAGAAAATCCACGGTACCGGTGCCATTCCGGGCGGTATCAACAAGAATCTTTCGATCGAGGAACGCGACAGTTTCCTGAAAGACATCGATCAGATGACGGAATGGTCACGCGGCGCACTCAAGATTGCGAAGGATTACACAGTGGAGAATCTCGAAGCTGTGGCGCCGTTCGGCTCCTTCGATTCGAATCATCTCTCGCTCATCCGTGAAGACGGTGCCATGGATCTCTACCATGGAAACCTGCGCGCCATCGACGCACAGGGCGGGAAGATTTTCGACCAGGTCGACTATCAGAACTACCTCGACTATATCGCGGAAGACGTCCGTGACTGGTCATACATGAAGTTCCCCTTCATCAAATCGCTCGGCGTGGATGATGGCTGGTACCGCGTGGGTCCCCTCGCACGCGTCAACGCCTGTGATTTCATCGACACTCCCGAAGCGGAAGCCGCCCGGAAGGAATTCATGGCGGTGACCGACGGAAAGCCGAACAATCTGACCATGGCCTATCACTGGGCACGCATGATCGAGACGCTGCATTCCATCGAGAAAATCCGCGAATTGCTCGAGGATCCCGATCTGCAGGGCACCGATCTTGTGGTCAAGGGCGATCGTCGTCCCGAGGGCGTGGGTCTGATCGAAGCGCCGCGCGGTACGCTGTTCCATCACTACCGTGTCAACGAAAACGACCAGGTCGAGATGGCCAATCTCATCGTATCGACAACGTCGAACAACGAGCCCATGAACAGGGCAGTGTCCAAGGTCGCCATGGATCATATTTCCGGTAAGGCGGAAATCACCGAGGGACTGCTCAATCACATTGAAGTCGCCATTCGCGCATACGATCCCTGCCTGTCCTGCGCCACCCACGCACTGGGCAAAATGCCGCTGGTCGTGCGCCTGGTCGATGCCGAAGGTAACGAGGTTGCGAAGAAGAGTACCTGA
- a CDS encoding hydrogenase maturation protease — protein sequence MSEARTILLIGFGNPGRLDDGLGPALAAEVEGWPMSHVTVDSDYQLTVEDASDVAKHDIVIFADASTSGKEPYYVEAIEPKAALSFSSHSVEPAVLLHLAQTLFEAKTRGYILGIRGYEFNEFGERLSPAAQENLDHALQYIRMVLEDPQLLEQTSGEAN from the coding sequence ATGAGTGAAGCGCGCACAATTCTGTTGATCGGTTTCGGCAATCCGGGCCGGCTCGATGACGGACTCGGTCCCGCCCTCGCCGCTGAGGTGGAAGGCTGGCCAATGTCTCATGTCACAGTCGACTCTGACTACCAGCTGACCGTGGAAGATGCCAGTGATGTCGCGAAGCACGATATCGTGATCTTTGCGGATGCGTCGACCAGCGGGAAGGAACCGTATTACGTGGAAGCCATTGAACCCAAGGCCGCCTTGAGTTTTTCGAGTCACAGCGTCGAACCCGCCGTGCTGCTGCACCTTGCACAGACACTGTTCGAGGCAAAGACACGTGGCTACATCCTTGGCATTCGCGGATATGAATTCAACGAATTTGGCGAACGTCTGTCACCGGCAGCGCAGGAAAATCTTGATCACGCGCTGCAATACATCAGAATGGTACTCGAGGATCCACAGCTGCTCGAACAGACGAGCGGCGAAGCCAACTGA
- a CDS encoding NADP oxidoreductase, with protein sequence MAKPKVATTSLAGCFGCHMSILDIDDRILDLVEIIDFDKSPINDIKEFTGECLVGIVEGGCANEENVRVLQDFRKHCKILISLGDCAINGGLPAMRNTIPLKECLDEAYLNGPSVHNSTGKIPNDPEIPLLLDKVYPCHEVVKVDYHLPGCPPSAETIWQALTALLTDKPLELPYELIKYD encoded by the coding sequence ATGGCCAAGCCAAAAGTTGCAACCACGTCCCTGGCCGGATGCTTCGGATGTCACATGTCCATTCTCGACATCGACGACCGCATCCTCGACCTCGTGGAAATCATAGACTTCGACAAGTCTCCCATTAACGATATCAAGGAGTTCACCGGCGAATGCCTCGTTGGCATCGTCGAAGGCGGCTGTGCGAACGAGGAAAACGTTCGCGTGCTGCAGGACTTCCGCAAGCATTGCAAGATCCTCATTTCCCTCGGTGACTGCGCGATCAACGGCGGACTCCCCGCCATGCGCAATACCATCCCGCTGAAGGAATGTCTTGATGAGGCATATCTCAACGGTCCCTCCGTGCACAACAGTACAGGGAAAATTCCTAACGATCCGGAAATCCCCCTGTTGCTCGACAAGGTGTATCCCTGCCACGAAGTGGTGAAAGTGGATTATCACCTGCCCGGGTGTCCGCCATCCGCAGAAACCATCTGGCAGGCGCTCACCGCGCTGCTGACGGACAAGCCGCTGGAACTGCCGTACGAACTGATCAAATACGACTAA